A stretch of the Mycobacterium sp. ITM-2016-00317 genome encodes the following:
- a CDS encoding NAD(P)-binding domain-containing protein, producing MDQTHPRVAVIGAGISGLTAGKMLKDYGVDYTTFEASDRIGGNWAFGNPNGRSSAYRSLHIDTSKDRLSFKDFPMPGHYPSFPHHTQVKAYLDAYAEAFGLLENIEFGNGVVHAAPDGDGGWRIRDQAGAERSFDLLVVANGHHWDPRLAEFPGSFAGETIHSHSYIDPGTPLELTGKRILVVGIGNSAADITVELSSRALRNEVTLSTRSSAWIVPKYIAGRPGDTFWRTSPHLPLSWQRKAVQLVAPMLGTDPTMYGLPPADHKLFEAHPTQSVELPLRLGSGDVTPKPNVARLDGHTVHFVDGTCADFDVIIYATGYNITFPFFDPEFVSAPDNAIRLYKRMFKPGIDNLVFMGFAQAVPTLFPFVECQARLLAAYAVGRYALPPVHEMEQTIDADQQLHAGHCTDRPRHTQQVDYFVYEHDLLKREIPAGMKRAQRGAAVAR from the coding sequence GTGGACCAGACACACCCCAGGGTTGCGGTGATCGGTGCCGGGATCAGCGGATTGACCGCAGGCAAGATGCTCAAGGACTACGGGGTCGACTACACGACGTTCGAGGCCAGTGACCGCATCGGCGGCAATTGGGCGTTCGGAAATCCGAACGGCCGCAGCAGCGCCTACCGGTCACTGCACATCGACACCTCCAAGGACCGGTTGTCCTTCAAGGACTTCCCGATGCCCGGGCACTATCCGTCGTTCCCGCACCACACCCAGGTGAAGGCGTATCTGGATGCCTACGCGGAGGCGTTCGGGCTGCTCGAGAACATCGAGTTCGGCAACGGGGTGGTGCACGCAGCGCCGGACGGGGACGGTGGCTGGCGGATTCGGGACCAGGCCGGGGCCGAGCGCAGTTTCGACCTGCTGGTGGTCGCCAACGGCCATCACTGGGATCCGCGCCTGGCCGAGTTTCCCGGCTCGTTCGCCGGCGAGACGATCCACTCGCACTCCTACATCGACCCCGGTACGCCGCTGGAGCTCACCGGCAAGCGGATCCTGGTGGTCGGCATCGGCAACAGTGCCGCCGACATCACCGTCGAGTTGTCGTCGAGAGCGCTGCGCAACGAGGTGACGCTGTCCACCCGGTCCTCGGCGTGGATCGTGCCCAAGTACATCGCCGGACGCCCGGGGGACACGTTCTGGCGCACCTCGCCCCATCTGCCGTTGTCGTGGCAGCGCAAGGCCGTCCAGTTGGTGGCCCCGATGCTGGGCACCGACCCGACGATGTACGGGTTGCCCCCAGCCGACCACAAGTTGTTCGAGGCCCATCCGACGCAGTCGGTGGAACTGCCGTTGCGGCTCGGCTCGGGCGACGTGACCCCGAAGCCCAACGTCGCCCGCCTCGACGGCCACACGGTCCATTTCGTCGACGGCACGTGTGCCGACTTCGACGTCATCATCTACGCGACCGGCTACAACATCACGTTTCCGTTCTTCGATCCCGAGTTCGTCAGTGCGCCCGACAACGCCATCCGGCTCTACAAGCGGATGTTCAAGCCGGGCATCGACAACCTCGTGTTCATGGGGTTCGCCCAGGCGGTGCCCACACTTTTCCCGTTCGTCGAGTGTCAGGCCCGGCTGCTGGCGGCCTACGCGGTCGGGCGCTATGCGCTGCCGCCCGTGCACGAGATGGAGCAGACCATCGACGCCGATCAACAGTTGCACGCGGGCCACTGCACCGACCGGCCGCGGCACACCCAGCAGGTCGACTACTTCGTCTACGAACACGATCTGCTCAAGCGGGAGATCCCGGCGGGCATGAAACGCGCGCAGCGCGGTGCGGCGGTGGCCCGGTGA
- a CDS encoding alpha/beta fold hydrolase, translating to MTRSEISFRSGADACSAWHFPAGGDLRPVIVMAHGFGGTKDSGLEPFARHFAAAGIDVLAFDYRGFGASGGFPRQSLSIARQIDDYHAAVEAAKTLDGVDPARIALWGASFSGGHVIRVAAERDDIGAVIALTPLTSGLAVSRAAASSRDLVTSLRWTLTGVKSRLAVRRGGAPTLMPLVSPVGEPGALALDGAYDSYTAMAGPTWRNEIDCAVGLEVVGVRTTAAAKKLRTPLLVQIAHFDRYVPASAVAATAEAGRAQVHHYPCDHFDVWPGSDWFDKTVSDQAAFLARTFSVVRGALVD from the coding sequence GTGACGCGATCCGAGATCAGCTTCCGCAGCGGGGCCGACGCGTGCAGTGCATGGCACTTCCCGGCCGGTGGCGACCTGCGACCGGTGATCGTGATGGCGCACGGGTTCGGCGGCACGAAGGACTCCGGGCTCGAACCGTTCGCCCGGCACTTCGCCGCGGCGGGCATCGACGTGCTCGCGTTCGACTACCGCGGCTTCGGTGCATCGGGAGGCTTTCCCCGCCAATCTCTTTCGATCGCGAGGCAGATCGACGACTACCACGCGGCCGTCGAGGCGGCCAAGACCCTCGACGGGGTGGACCCCGCCCGCATCGCGCTGTGGGGGGCGTCGTTCTCCGGCGGACACGTGATCCGGGTGGCCGCCGAACGCGACGACATCGGCGCGGTCATCGCGTTGACGCCGCTGACGAGCGGCCTGGCGGTCAGCCGCGCCGCCGCGTCGTCCCGGGATCTCGTGACATCGCTGCGCTGGACCCTCACCGGGGTCAAGAGCCGACTGGCCGTGCGACGGGGCGGTGCGCCCACCCTGATGCCGCTGGTGTCCCCGGTCGGCGAGCCCGGCGCGCTGGCCCTCGACGGCGCGTACGACAGTTACACCGCAATGGCCGGCCCGACATGGCGCAACGAGATCGACTGTGCCGTCGGCCTCGAGGTGGTCGGGGTGCGCACCACGGCGGCGGCCAAGAAGCTGCGCACTCCGCTGCTGGTGCAGATCGCCCACTTCGACCGGTACGTCCCGGCATCGGCGGTCGCCGCGACGGCCGAAGCCGGCCGGGCGCAGGTGCACCACTACCCGTGCGACCACTTCGACGTCTGGCCCGGCAGCGACTGGTTCGACAAGACCGTCAGCGACCAGGCCGCATTCCTGGCCAGGACGTTCTCAGTAGTGCGTGGAGCCCTGGTCGACTGA
- a CDS encoding mycofactocin-coupled SDR family oxidoreductase, protein MSGRLEGRVAFITGAARGQGRAHAVRMAREGADIIAVDIAGPLPPCVPYDHATPEDLAETVDLVEATGRRILATAVDTRDGEALRAAVDKGVAELGRLDVIVANAGVTAPQAWDQISADDFRDVMDVNVTGTWNTVMAGAQKIIDGGRGGSIILISSAAGIKLQPFMIHYTASKHAVTGMARAFAAELGKHSIRVNSVHPGPVLTDMGTGDMVSALGKAMETNPQLSNMMTPFLPTWAVEPEDIADAVCWLAGDESKFVTASAISVDQGSTHY, encoded by the coding sequence ATGAGCGGCAGACTGGAGGGACGCGTCGCGTTCATCACCGGCGCGGCCCGCGGGCAGGGCCGCGCGCATGCCGTGCGGATGGCCCGAGAGGGCGCCGACATCATCGCCGTCGACATCGCCGGACCGTTACCGCCCTGCGTCCCTTACGATCACGCGACCCCCGAGGATCTGGCCGAGACCGTCGACCTCGTCGAGGCCACCGGGCGGCGCATCCTGGCGACCGCGGTCGACACCCGCGACGGCGAAGCCCTGCGGGCCGCCGTCGACAAGGGCGTCGCCGAACTGGGCCGGCTGGACGTGATCGTGGCCAACGCGGGCGTGACCGCACCGCAGGCGTGGGACCAGATCAGTGCCGACGACTTCCGCGACGTGATGGACGTCAACGTGACCGGCACCTGGAACACCGTGATGGCCGGCGCGCAGAAGATCATCGACGGCGGCCGGGGCGGATCGATCATCCTTATCAGCTCGGCGGCCGGGATCAAGTTGCAGCCGTTCATGATCCACTACACCGCCAGCAAGCACGCGGTGACCGGGATGGCCCGCGCGTTCGCCGCCGAACTGGGCAAGCACTCGATCCGGGTCAACAGCGTGCACCCGGGCCCGGTGCTCACCGACATGGGCACCGGGGACATGGTCTCCGCACTCGGCAAGGCGATGGAGACCAATCCCCAGCTGTCGAACATGATGACGCCGTTCCTGCCGACCTGGGCGGTCGAGCCGGAGGACATCGCCGACGCGGTGTGCTGGCTGGCCGGCGACGAGTCGAAATTCGTCACCGCGAGCGCGATCTCAGTCGACCAGGGCTCCACGCACTACTGA
- the fabG gene encoding 3-oxoacyl-ACP reductase FabG gives MRTGEQVSLLTGQIAVITGGAQGLGFAIAQRFVDQGARVVLGDVNIDATRAAADKLGGQDVARAVRCDVTDSAEVDALVAAAVDGFGALDIMVNNAGITRDATMRKMTEDQFDQVIAVHLKGTWNGLRAAAAVMREQKSGAIVNMSSISGKVGMVGQTNYSAAKAGIVGMTKAASKELAYLGVRVNAIQPGLIRSAMTEAMPQRIWDSKVAEVPLGRAGEPEEVADVALFLASKLSSYMTGTVLEVTGGRHL, from the coding sequence ATGAGGACGGGTGAACAGGTGTCGTTGCTGACAGGTCAAATCGCGGTGATCACCGGCGGGGCGCAGGGGCTGGGTTTCGCCATCGCGCAACGGTTCGTCGACCAGGGCGCGCGAGTCGTGCTCGGCGACGTGAACATCGACGCCACCCGGGCCGCCGCCGACAAACTCGGCGGCCAGGACGTGGCCCGCGCCGTCCGTTGTGACGTCACCGATTCGGCCGAGGTGGACGCGCTGGTCGCGGCCGCGGTCGACGGCTTCGGCGCGCTCGACATCATGGTCAACAACGCGGGCATCACGCGCGACGCGACGATGCGCAAGATGACCGAGGATCAGTTCGACCAGGTGATCGCCGTTCACCTGAAGGGCACCTGGAACGGCCTGCGGGCCGCCGCCGCGGTGATGCGGGAGCAGAAGAGCGGCGCGATCGTGAACATGTCGTCGATCTCGGGCAAGGTCGGCATGGTCGGCCAGACCAACTACTCGGCGGCCAAGGCCGGCATCGTCGGCATGACCAAGGCCGCGTCCAAGGAGCTCGCCTACCTCGGGGTGCGGGTCAACGCGATCCAGCCGGGGCTCATCCGCTCGGCAATGACCGAGGCCATGCCGCAACGCATCTGGGACTCGAAGGTGGCCGAGGTGCCGCTGGGCCGCGCGGGCGAGCCGGAAGAGGTCGCCGACGTGGCGCTGTTCCTGGCCTCGAAGCTGTCGTCGTACATGACCGGCACCGTCCTGGAGGTCACGGGCGGACGGCATCTGTGA
- a CDS encoding acetyl-CoA C-acetyltransferase has protein sequence MREVVICEPVRTPIGRYNGMFKSLTAVELGAAALQGLLARTEVAPEAVEDVIVGHCYPSMEAPAIGRVIALDAGLPVTVPGMQIDRRCGSGLQAVIQAVMQVASGNNDLVVAGGAESMSNVVFHSTDMRWGGARGGVTVHDALARGRTTAGGKNYPVPGGMLETAENLRREYGIPREEQDELAVQSHRRAVTAQKDGLLAETIIPVTVTSRSGDEVIDTDEHPRADTSVESLAKLKPVLAKSDPEATVTAGNSSGQNDAASMCLVTTREKAAALGLRPLVRMVSWGVAGVAPQVMGIGPVPATEAALAKAGLTLAEMDLIELNEAFAAQALACMREWKFTAADLERTNVHGSGISLGHPVGATGGRMLATLARELDRRDGRYGLETMCIGGGQGLAAVFERVAQ, from the coding sequence ATGCGTGAGGTCGTCATCTGTGAACCCGTGCGCACCCCGATCGGGCGCTACAACGGGATGTTCAAGTCACTGACCGCCGTCGAGCTCGGGGCGGCGGCGCTGCAGGGCCTGCTCGCACGCACCGAGGTGGCGCCCGAGGCCGTCGAGGACGTGATCGTCGGGCACTGCTACCCGAGCATGGAGGCACCGGCGATCGGGCGGGTCATCGCGCTGGACGCGGGCCTGCCGGTCACGGTGCCCGGCATGCAGATCGACCGCCGCTGCGGCTCCGGGCTGCAGGCCGTGATCCAGGCGGTGATGCAGGTGGCAAGCGGCAACAACGATCTCGTGGTGGCCGGCGGTGCCGAGTCGATGAGCAACGTGGTGTTCCACTCGACCGATATGCGGTGGGGCGGCGCCAGGGGCGGCGTCACGGTGCACGATGCGCTGGCGCGCGGGCGCACCACCGCAGGCGGTAAGAACTACCCGGTGCCGGGAGGCATGCTGGAGACCGCCGAAAACCTGCGTCGCGAGTACGGGATTCCCCGCGAAGAGCAGGACGAACTCGCCGTGCAGTCGCACCGGCGGGCCGTCACCGCGCAGAAGGACGGACTGCTGGCCGAGACGATCATCCCGGTGACGGTCACCAGCCGGTCCGGTGACGAGGTGATCGACACCGACGAGCATCCGCGCGCCGACACCTCGGTGGAGTCGCTGGCCAAGCTCAAACCCGTTCTCGCCAAGTCGGATCCGGAAGCCACGGTGACGGCCGGGAACTCCAGCGGCCAGAACGACGCCGCGTCGATGTGCCTGGTCACCACGCGCGAGAAGGCCGCCGCGCTCGGACTGCGGCCGCTGGTGCGGATGGTGTCGTGGGGCGTCGCAGGCGTCGCCCCCCAGGTGATGGGCATCGGGCCCGTGCCTGCCACCGAGGCCGCGCTGGCGAAGGCCGGCCTCACCCTGGCCGAGATGGACCTGATCGAGCTCAACGAGGCGTTCGCCGCCCAGGCGCTGGCCTGCATGCGGGAATGGAAGTTCACCGCGGCCGACCTGGAGCGGACGAACGTGCACGGATCGGGAATCTCACTGGGACACCCGGTGGGCGCCACCGGCGGCCGGATGCTGGCGACGCTGGCACGGGAGCTGGACCGCCGGGACGGCCGCTACGGCCTGGAGACGATGTGCATCGGTGGCGGCCAGGGACTGGCCGCCGTCTTCGAAAGGGTGGCGCAATGA
- a CDS encoding acyl-CoA dehydrogenase family protein, with protein MTKLAQTLGLTEFQTEIVSTVRQFVDKEVIPTAQELEHSDTYPQAIVDAMRDMGLFGLMIPEEYGGLGESLLTYALCVEELARGWMSVSGVINTHFIVAYMIRQHGTDAQKSYHLPKMATGETRGAFSMSEPELGSDVAAIRTRAKDNGDGTYTIDGQKMWLTNGGSSTLVATLVRTDEGADKPHRNLTAFLIEKPTGFGEVVPGLTIPGKLDKLGYKGIDTTELIFDGYRAQATDILGEAPGQGFFQMMDGVEVGRVNVSARACGVGIRAFELAVRYAQQRSTFGKPIAEHQAIAFQLAEMATKVEAAHLMMVNAARLKDSGERNDVAAGMAKYFASEVCAEVTQQSFRIHGGYGYSKEYEIERLMRDAPFLLIGEGTSEIQKNIISKRLLADYRV; from the coding sequence ATGACCAAACTCGCCCAGACACTCGGGCTGACCGAGTTCCAGACCGAGATCGTCTCGACGGTGCGGCAATTCGTCGACAAGGAAGTCATCCCCACCGCACAGGAACTCGAGCACTCCGACACCTACCCGCAGGCGATCGTCGACGCCATGCGCGACATGGGCCTGTTCGGCCTGATGATCCCCGAGGAGTACGGCGGGCTGGGGGAGTCGCTGCTGACCTACGCGCTGTGCGTGGAGGAACTGGCGCGCGGCTGGATGAGCGTGTCGGGGGTGATCAACACCCACTTCATCGTCGCGTACATGATCCGCCAGCACGGCACGGACGCGCAGAAGAGTTACCACCTGCCGAAGATGGCCACCGGCGAGACCCGCGGCGCGTTCTCGATGTCCGAGCCCGAACTCGGCAGTGACGTCGCGGCGATCCGCACCAGGGCCAAGGACAACGGCGACGGCACCTACACCATCGACGGACAGAAGATGTGGCTGACCAACGGCGGCAGTTCCACCCTGGTCGCCACGCTGGTGCGCACCGACGAGGGCGCCGACAAGCCGCACCGCAACCTGACCGCGTTCCTGATCGAGAAGCCAACGGGCTTCGGTGAAGTCGTGCCCGGGCTGACCATCCCCGGCAAGCTCGACAAGCTGGGCTACAAGGGCATCGACACCACCGAGCTGATCTTCGACGGGTACCGCGCCCAGGCGACCGACATTCTCGGTGAGGCGCCCGGTCAGGGGTTCTTCCAGATGATGGACGGCGTCGAGGTCGGCCGGGTCAACGTCTCTGCGCGTGCCTGCGGCGTCGGCATCCGGGCGTTCGAGTTGGCGGTGCGCTACGCCCAGCAGCGCAGCACGTTCGGCAAGCCCATCGCCGAGCACCAGGCCATCGCGTTTCAGCTGGCCGAGATGGCGACCAAAGTCGAGGCCGCCCACCTGATGATGGTCAACGCCGCACGCCTCAAGGACTCCGGCGAGCGCAACGACGTGGCCGCGGGCATGGCGAAGTACTTCGCCAGCGAGGTGTGTGCCGAGGTGACCCAGCAGAGCTTCCGCATCCACGGCGGCTACGGCTATTCCAAGGAGTACGAGATCGAGCGCCTGATGCGCGATGCGCCGTTCCTGCTGATCGGCGAGGGCACCAGCGAGATCCAGAAGAACATCATCAGTAAGCGGCTGCTGGCCGACTACCGGGTCTGA
- a CDS encoding GntR family transcriptional regulator has protein sequence MSIPEFAARPQLAEDVARFVRRRIFEGTYPAGSYIRLEQLAAELGISVTPVREALFGLRAEGLLAQQPRRGFVVLPITKRDIADVADVQAHIGGVLASRAAELITDEQLAELERVQGQLEAAYHADDHEAAVRLNHAFHRGVNVAAGSPKLAQLMGQITRFALESVYPTVEGWPEHSMRDHRVLLDALRKRDGDAARDAMSEHLCAAAGPLIDHLAGRGVIG, from the coding sequence GTGAGCATCCCCGAGTTCGCGGCCCGGCCACAGCTGGCCGAGGATGTGGCGCGGTTCGTGCGGCGGCGCATCTTCGAAGGCACCTATCCGGCGGGCAGCTACATCCGGCTCGAACAGCTGGCCGCCGAACTGGGTATCAGCGTCACCCCGGTGCGGGAGGCGCTGTTCGGGTTGCGTGCCGAGGGTCTGCTGGCCCAGCAGCCGCGCCGGGGATTCGTCGTGCTGCCGATCACCAAGCGTGACATCGCCGACGTCGCCGATGTGCAGGCGCACATCGGCGGCGTCTTGGCCAGCCGCGCCGCCGAACTCATCACCGACGAACAGCTCGCGGAGCTCGAGCGGGTGCAGGGCCAGCTCGAAGCGGCGTACCACGCCGACGACCACGAAGCCGCGGTACGCCTCAACCACGCCTTCCACCGCGGGGTGAACGTCGCGGCCGGCTCACCGAAGCTCGCACAGCTGATGGGCCAGATCACCCGGTTCGCCCTGGAATCGGTCTATCCCACCGTGGAAGGCTGGCCCGAGCATTCGATGCGCGACCACCGGGTGCTTCTCGACGCGTTGCGCAAGCGCGACGGTGACGCCGCCCGCGATGCGATGTCGGAGCACCTGTGCGCCGCTGCCGGACCCCTGATCGACCATCTTGCCGGTCGGGGCGTGATCGGATGA
- a CDS encoding CoA transferase, which translates to MGVLDGVRVLDYGRFIAAPWCSALLADMGADVVRVEKREGGEDRWVQSVTDSGEGGTFLQCNRNKRSLTLDTSTAEGRDVSRRLVERADIVVANMPAAGMRANGLDYETLRAIKPDIILASATAFGEGGPYSDRIGFDGAGQVMSGAVSRQGLPEQPIRTMVPYADFGTALTLTIGVMMALYHRERTGQGQHVEGALLPTAMMLSNAFLIERDLLGVDKPRMGNQGASVAPCDLYRTSDDDWVLLQVAGQPMFKRWCRLVGRPDLFDDPRFADDDSRWKHGDELNGIMAAWCAERTKADALVELEAAKLPAAPMLSTQEVLDDPHVQAMGYLQRVPFPGAAKDVPIIETPFRMSATPGEIRRRAPLLGEHTDAVLAEAGYGEADVAGLRDRGIV; encoded by the coding sequence ATGGGGGTCCTCGACGGGGTGCGCGTGCTCGACTACGGCCGGTTCATCGCCGCGCCGTGGTGCTCGGCGCTGCTGGCCGACATGGGCGCCGATGTCGTGCGCGTCGAGAAGCGCGAGGGCGGTGAGGACCGCTGGGTCCAGTCGGTGACCGACAGCGGCGAGGGCGGGACCTTCCTGCAGTGCAACCGCAACAAACGGTCGCTGACGCTGGACACCTCGACCGCCGAAGGCAGAGACGTCAGCCGCAGGCTCGTCGAGCGCGCCGACATCGTGGTCGCGAACATGCCCGCAGCGGGCATGCGGGCCAACGGTCTGGACTACGAGACGCTGCGGGCGATCAAACCGGACATCATCCTGGCCAGCGCGACGGCTTTCGGCGAGGGCGGCCCGTACAGCGACCGGATCGGTTTCGACGGCGCGGGGCAGGTGATGTCGGGTGCGGTGTCCCGCCAGGGTCTGCCCGAGCAGCCGATCCGAACCATGGTGCCGTACGCGGATTTCGGCACTGCGCTGACGCTGACCATCGGGGTGATGATGGCGCTGTATCACCGCGAGCGGACCGGTCAGGGTCAGCACGTCGAAGGCGCGTTGTTGCCGACGGCGATGATGCTGTCCAATGCGTTCCTGATCGAGCGTGACCTGCTGGGCGTCGACAAACCGCGCATGGGTAACCAGGGCGCGTCGGTGGCGCCGTGCGATCTGTACCGCACCAGCGACGACGACTGGGTGCTGTTGCAGGTCGCCGGACAGCCGATGTTCAAACGGTGGTGCCGCCTGGTCGGGCGCCCGGACCTGTTCGACGATCCGCGCTTCGCCGACGACGATTCGCGCTGGAAACACGGCGACGAACTCAACGGCATCATGGCCGCCTGGTGTGCCGAGCGGACCAAGGCGGATGCGCTCGTTGAACTGGAGGCCGCGAAACTTCCTGCGGCGCCGATGCTTTCCACGCAGGAGGTGCTCGACGATCCGCACGTTCAGGCCATGGGTTACCTCCAGCGGGTGCCGTTTCCCGGCGCGGCCAAGGACGTCCCGATCATCGAGACGCCGTTCCGCATGTCCGCCACGCCCGGGGAGATCCGGCGCCGGGCACCGCTGCTCGGAGAGCACACCGACGCCGTGCTGGCCGAGGCGGGCTACGGCGAAGCCGATGTCGCCGGGCTACGGGACCGCGGGATCGTCTGA